The Sesamum indicum cultivar Zhongzhi No. 13 linkage group LG6, S_indicum_v1.0, whole genome shotgun sequence genomic interval CCGGCCACCCACccctcttctttctctctagATTTCCTTCACAACAATCCCATTCCCATTATTCAATGGGTAGCTGCTGCGCCCGGGGCACCACCGATGATGCTCCAGCGCAACCCGCCGGCGACAACTCCACCGCCCACGCCAATGAGGGAGCAACAGCCAACCCCTCCTCCACCCCACCACGCACGCCGCCCCCCGCCTCCCCCAACCACTCCTCCAAGCCTGCTAAGCCCACCCCAGTAGGCCCCGTGCTCGGCCGCCCCATGGAGGACGTTCGCTCCACCTACACCATGGGGAAGGAGCTGGGCAGAGGCCAGTTTGGCGTCACCCATCTCTGCACTCACAAGCAAACCGGCGAACAATTCGCCTGCAAGACCATCGCCAAGAGGAAGCTGGCGAACAAGGAAGACATCGAGGACGTTAGGCGGGAGGTCCAGATTATGCACCACCTCACGGGGCAGCCCAATGTTGTCGAGCTCAAAGGGGCTTTCGAAGACAAGCATTCCGTGCACCTGGTCATGGAGCTTTGCGCCGGCGGCGAGCTCTTCGACCGGATTATTGCCAGAGGGCATTACACGGAACGCGCCGCCGCGTCGCTGCTTAGGACTATTGTACAAATTGTGCATACCTGTCATTCCATGGGGGTTATTCACAGGGATCTCAAGCCTGAGAATTTCTTGCTGTTGAATAAGGATGAGAATTCGCCTCTCAAGGCCACAGATTTTGGCCTCTCCGTATTCTATAAAGAAGgttagattttcatcaatttctgcatattttgtGTTTATCCAAcgttttttcagaattttttgtgTATTCTTGGGGTTATGTCCATTGTCAAgttgttctctctctctctctcgccgAGGAACATGAAGACACATAAAATTGCCAACAATGTTATGGTTTTCTGTGTATAGaacttttcaaacaaaaagggTAGGAAAAATACTGAACTTTGCTCCGAACTTAATATCTTCAGAGGTCGAAAAGTTGCATTTTGGTGCTGTAATTGCAAGATTCGATGTATAGTTTCTTAAGGCAATAAAGGGGTTAGGACGTATATATATGCGATGAGGAGAACATTCTGGTCTAAAACTTACCCTTTCTACTCTGTTTCTGATTTTTGCAATGGCAGGAGAAGTTTTCAAAGACATTGTGGGTAGTGCTTATTACATAGCTCCGGAAGTCTTGAAGCGAAGATACGGACCAGAAATTGATATCTGGAGTATTGGGGTCATGCTGTATATCCTTCTGTCTGGAGTTCCTCCTTTCTGGGCAGGTTGGTCCACTTACTCGACCCCTTCGTTTTCTTCTCGTAATCTTTATTTCTCCATGTTTCATCTCCAAGATTTAGATTGATTGCGATCATATGTGGATCAGAATCGGAGAACGGAATATTCAATGCGATTTTACGTGGACATGTTGATTTTAGTAGCGACCCATGGCCTTCAATTTCCAATGGAGCAAAGGACCTTGTTCGGAAGATGTTGCATACAGATCCCAAGCAAAGGCTGACAGCATTCCAAGTGCTAAGTATGTAGTTCAATTAGTAGTTTCTTTTACTATGTTTTGATGATCAATCAATAAtccaaatattcaattttcatgtcTTCAACAAATAATTCTAGTTCGATCCACATTCAATTTTATGGCTCTTAACGAGAGACGTTTGTGTTTTAAGATCATCCCTGGATCAAGGAGGATGGAGAGGCACCCGATGTTCCTCTTGACAATGCTGTTCTGAATAGGCTCAAACAGTTCAGAGCTATGAATCAGTTCAAGAAAGTTGCACTCCGGGTAATTAATAGTAGATTTTGCTTCTATAAGAATTATTGAAAGTAAAAAAGTATCTCATTAACTATTTCTTTAGCAGAGATAAAACATAACGCTTTTAGCTTTAATTCAAACTTCTGATTGTTTTTCTTGAATGGATGAGTAGGTTATCGCGGGCTGCCTGTCAGAGGAAGAAATCATGGGACTGAAAGAAATGTTCAAGGGAATGGACAGTGATAACAGTGGAACAATTACTCTTGAAGAGCTAAAGCGAGGTTTGGCCAAGCAAGGTACGAAGCTGTCTGAATATGAAGTGAAGCAGTTAATGGAAGCTGTAAGTTCATTGATATATTGTCTTGTTCTTCTGAGTAATTACAAGATTTTTCTGTATATCAAATGATAACACTTACACCCTTTATATTTATGATCAGGCTGATGCTGATGGCAATGGAACAATAGACTACGAAGAATTCATCACAGCAACGATGCATATGAACAGAATGGACAAAGAAGAGCATCTTTACACCGCATTCCAGTATTTTGATAAAGACAAGAGCGGGTATTGTGTTATGATACTGTTAAACTAGGATTTACATGTGTTGTGATTTCAAGATGACCTTAAAACcggttttctttcttctggACAGGTACATTACAGTAGAAGAACTAGAGCAGGCTCTCCGAGAGTTTGGCATGGATGATGGCAAGGACATAAAGGATATCATCAGTGAAGTTGATTCTGATAACGTAAGTATCAAGTTCCATGTTCATGTGATCTGACATCAAATTCTCTCTACCTTCTTCACAATGAAGTTTATTACTGAATTGAATTACAGCagtgattttgttttttcaactGTTCTGTGAAACTAATGAAATTAGCATTATATGCACCAAGAAAGCAGATAGTTTACTTTGTGCTTCTTTACTAGAAATCTCCTAATGTCTGCAGGATGGCCGGATCAACTATGATGAATTTGCAGCCATGATGAGAAAAGGTAATCCAGATACGGCAGTGAACCCCAAGAAGCGGAGAGAAGGCGTCTTCACTTCATAGCTGTGACAACGTGCAACataaggagaagaagaagcttTCAAACTATGCACCTCCATTTCTTCAGTGGAGGAGGGCAGGCCGACGGGTTGCAGTCTCAGAGATATGAAATACGAAATTCTTTTGCATGCCAGAATTCGGAGGGATAACATTTGAGGTTTCTACAACAGATTACTTCGGATTTGAGGATCGTGGATTCAAGGAGGTTGGCCAGATTACTCCCCATGTATGAGCAGTGAAGTCGTGTAAAGGCTCTCTCTAACTTGTAAATATCAGGGGTCTTCATATGTGTCTATGTATTATAAGTGATCTAGATTAGC includes:
- the LOC105163676 gene encoding calcium-dependent protein kinase 34; this encodes MGSCCARGTTDDAPAQPAGDNSTAHANEGATANPSSTPPRTPPPASPNHSSKPAKPTPVGPVLGRPMEDVRSTYTMGKELGRGQFGVTHLCTHKQTGEQFACKTIAKRKLANKEDIEDVRREVQIMHHLTGQPNVVELKGAFEDKHSVHLVMELCAGGELFDRIIARGHYTERAAASLLRTIVQIVHTCHSMGVIHRDLKPENFLLLNKDENSPLKATDFGLSVFYKEGEVFKDIVGSAYYIAPEVLKRRYGPEIDIWSIGVMLYILLSGVPPFWAESENGIFNAILRGHVDFSSDPWPSISNGAKDLVRKMLHTDPKQRLTAFQVLNHPWIKEDGEAPDVPLDNAVLNRLKQFRAMNQFKKVALRVIAGCLSEEEIMGLKEMFKGMDSDNSGTITLEELKRGLAKQGTKLSEYEVKQLMEAADADGNGTIDYEEFITATMHMNRMDKEEHLYTAFQYFDKDKSGYITVEELEQALREFGMDDGKDIKDIISEVDSDNDGRINYDEFAAMMRKGNPDTAVNPKKRREGVFTS